A window of Candidatus Dojkabacteria bacterium contains these coding sequences:
- a CDS encoding DUF5665 domain-containing protein, protein MEQKEQKRESNSTEIEQLSNQIEALQLDINQLDRSVQKLTEIKSRDYRWRYLIPVSLMRGLVTAIGATIVFAFVIYVASIVMAQLETFPLINDILEDLPWEEIIENSKDSTQ, encoded by the coding sequence ATGGAACAGAAAGAGCAGAAAAGGGAAAGCAATTCTACAGAGATTGAGCAGCTCAGCAACCAGATCGAGGCACTACAGTTAGATATTAATCAGCTAGACAGATCGGTGCAGAAATTGACCGAGATTAAGAGTAGAGATTACAGGTGGCGATATCTGATCCCTGTGAGCTTGATGAGAGGACTGGTTACAGCAATTGGAGCCACTATAGTGTTTGCATTTGTAATCTATGTCGCCAGCATTGTTATGGCTCAATTAGAGACTTTCCCATTGATAAACGACATTTTGGAGGACTTGCCATGGGAGGAGATAATCGAAAATTCCAAAGACTCCACTCAATAG
- a CDS encoding glycosyl hydrolase family 18 protein produces MNYTLKKRTGIIFLIIILSILAGLAIIIAKISRTEEPERTSKNQQEQVIDIEREEIVKNLRAEYNDALEDQFSPLLENFEIDSYSSSVTFEEIARSSSSHKIKELGWIPSWAYASGVESVRAKGDQLSHVSPVWYAIDANGNIVSRVSNRDQLVQLAEQEDFLLIPTITCFDFNDFHTSTADEAKLQQHIDTIVSIVLDNGYDGIDLDYESIQEIDGEAFMTIVEEVGERLHEEDKLFSVTVLSKWGDNVIYPAFQETRRVQQWDDIARHVDQLRIMTYDYTSPSGEIPGPIAPTDWMIAVMEYAVTKVPREKLWMGVHLYSYEWQSSGDNKSYFRETVKSVLDSEDAEPYYDMQTNEAIAAYNCRDTEIECILYYPTRESIEARKKIAQYFKIAGVAYWSLGKDGDLISE; encoded by the coding sequence ATGAATTATACATTGAAAAAGAGAACTGGGATCATATTTCTGATAATAATTCTGTCCATACTTGCAGGACTGGCTATAATTATTGCGAAGATTAGCCGCACAGAAGAGCCTGAACGTACATCAAAAAATCAGCAGGAGCAGGTCATCGACATTGAGCGCGAAGAAATTGTCAAAAACCTTAGAGCCGAATATAACGATGCGCTTGAGGATCAATTCTCACCACTTTTGGAAAATTTCGAGATCGATAGCTACTCATCATCAGTCACGTTTGAAGAGATAGCTCGATCTTCCAGTAGCCATAAGATTAAAGAGCTTGGATGGATCCCTTCATGGGCATATGCGTCAGGTGTGGAAAGTGTCAGAGCGAAAGGTGATCAGCTCTCACATGTATCACCCGTCTGGTATGCTATCGATGCTAACGGTAATATTGTGTCACGAGTAAGCAACAGAGATCAGCTGGTGCAACTAGCAGAGCAGGAGGATTTTCTATTGATTCCAACTATTACCTGCTTTGATTTCAACGATTTTCACACCTCTACAGCTGACGAAGCGAAGCTTCAGCAGCATATAGACACAATAGTAAGTATAGTGCTTGATAATGGGTACGATGGGATAGACCTTGATTATGAATCGATCCAAGAGATCGATGGAGAGGCCTTTATGACGATAGTTGAGGAGGTTGGAGAGAGACTTCATGAAGAGGATAAGCTTTTCTCCGTGACTGTCCTCTCAAAGTGGGGTGACAATGTAATCTATCCTGCGTTTCAGGAGACTAGAAGGGTGCAGCAGTGGGATGATATTGCCCGACATGTCGATCAGCTAAGGATTATGACCTATGACTATACATCTCCTTCTGGAGAAATCCCTGGACCGATAGCCCCTACAGATTGGATGATTGCGGTAATGGAGTATGCTGTTACAAAAGTCCCTAGAGAGAAGTTATGGATGGGTGTCCATCTTTATAGCTACGAATGGCAGAGCAGTGGCGATAATAAGTCATACTTTCGCGAGACAGTAAAGAGCGTCCTCGACAGCGAGGATGCTGAGCCGTACTACGATATGCAAACAAATGAGGCGATCGCAGCATACAACTGCCGTGATACTGAAATTGAGTGCATACTTTACTACCCGACTAGAGAAAGCATTGAAGCCCGCAAGAAGATTGCACAATATTTCAAAATAGCAGGGGTGGCCTACTGGAGCCTGGGCAAAGATGGGGATCTAATATCTGAGTAG
- the trmB gene encoding tRNA (guanosine(46)-N7)-methyltransferase TrmB, translated as MKKSLKTKVKKIKYQTASKLSENVRQIKKSVKASSYKYAAADLDPLNYEQLPWPFPWEKYMDFDHLYVEIGSGHGEQLQKLATENPGNLYVGFEIFKKFALMSHKKVSGLKNALVFKADAYEAAIKLFTDHSLAGVYILFPDPWHKKRHHKRRPLVASWFEQISTKLADGGFIIFATDWEEYFDFVLDQANKVSEIFEVTSGVYRPEEWGFAQTHYYKKWVKQDRRFRYILLKAKSTS; from the coding sequence ATGAAAAAGTCATTAAAGACCAAGGTTAAAAAGATTAAGTATCAGACGGCGAGTAAACTAAGTGAGAATGTCCGTCAGATAAAAAAGTCTGTCAAAGCCAGCAGTTACAAGTATGCTGCTGCGGATCTTGACCCACTCAATTATGAGCAGCTGCCATGGCCATTTCCATGGGAGAAGTATATGGATTTTGATCATCTATATGTGGAAATCGGAAGCGGTCATGGTGAGCAGCTGCAGAAACTAGCCACAGAGAACCCAGGGAATTTATATGTAGGGTTCGAGATATTTAAAAAATTTGCTTTGATGTCGCACAAGAAAGTCTCTGGACTGAAGAACGCTCTGGTGTTTAAGGCTGACGCCTATGAAGCCGCAATAAAGCTTTTTACTGATCATTCACTGGCCGGCGTGTATATCCTTTTTCCTGATCCGTGGCATAAGAAAAGACACCATAAGCGAAGACCGCTGGTGGCAAGCTGGTTTGAGCAGATTAGCACAAAATTAGCAGACGGTGGCTTTATCATTTTCGCGACCGATTGGGAGGAGTATTTTGATTTCGTGCTGGATCAGGCTAATAAAGTGAGCGAAATATTTGAGGTAACTTCAGGCGTTTACCGTCCGGAGGAGTGGGGATTCGCACAGACACACTATTACAAAAAATGGGTAAAGCAAGATCGAAGGTTCAGATATATCTTGCTCAAAGCTAAGTCTACTTCTTAG
- a CDS encoding TatD family hydrolase: MTDSHTHLTSDEIYPEVDSFVNRFIEAGGSALLNVAHNIESINQSLELHRKYQGDPRFSYRTSIGLHPDNFSANSLYGKTYSTHEAIKPLLKNLEGTITQNLESISAIGETGLDYYRFPYDEGLTAEQISTTYEVQKSAFRWHLELADRFTKPLTIHTRESKGQTECITDAIKLVSEVGEGRLTGSFHSFTGEVKFVEDILNLGFYIGFNGIITYSSADDVREILKEVPLERVLLETDAPFLPPRSVRNKKNAAIRHGQPSDILEIAEKVAEVKSISIQEVLRVTTENFTKLFG; the protein is encoded by the coding sequence ATGACCGACTCCCATACACACCTTACATCCGATGAGATCTACCCAGAGGTAGACAGTTTTGTAAATCGTTTCATAGAAGCGGGAGGCAGCGCGCTACTAAATGTGGCTCACAACATTGAGAGCATTAATCAATCGCTTGAGCTGCATCGAAAATATCAGGGCGATCCTAGATTTAGCTACCGTACATCAATCGGGCTTCATCCAGATAACTTTTCTGCGAACTCGCTTTACGGCAAGACCTACTCGACACACGAAGCAATAAAACCATTGTTGAAGAACCTGGAGGGCACAATCACACAGAACCTTGAAAGCATAAGTGCGATCGGCGAAACAGGATTGGACTACTACAGATTCCCATACGATGAAGGACTTACGGCTGAGCAGATAAGCACAACATACGAAGTGCAGAAAAGCGCTTTTCGTTGGCACTTGGAGCTGGCGGACAGATTCACAAAGCCGCTTACAATTCATACGCGGGAGTCAAAAGGGCAAACTGAATGCATAACTGATGCAATCAAGCTGGTCTCAGAAGTAGGCGAGGGCAGGCTAACAGGATCATTCCATAGCTTCACAGGAGAAGTGAAGTTCGTAGAAGACATACTAAATCTCGGCTTCTATATCGGATTTAATGGGATTATCACATATAGCTCGGCTGACGATGTAAGGGAGATATTAAAAGAGGTGCCACTAGAGAGGGTACTGCTAGAAACCGATGCCCCATTCCTTCCACCGCGCTCTGTACGCAATAAGAAAAATGCTGCCATCAGACATGGACAGCCTTCCGATATCTTAGAAATCGCCGAGAAAGTTGCCGAGGTGAAATCTATCTCGATACAGGAAGTGCTAAGAGTCACTACAGAAAACTTTACAAAGCTATTTGGGTAA
- a CDS encoding penicillin-binding protein 2, protein MSPRSRHRKKTIYKKGEVKMDKTPEKIFRLNTRVVFIFIIVFGFAVILQMGRWQILDREKFEAMASSQYLSTQRQPSGRGTIFAADGSILATDRPAWDVYASLSSIEEEREAFFAEKDKYVENVSQVLGIDSSELDEKLTDEFRYISIEKGITPDEKKSLEEAQIFEEMSPGFGLYFEKSEKRFYPNGSLASHVLGYMGKDANGTDIGLYGIEGYYFGDLLGTEGYTYEEQDANGNIILTAEYDPVLPREGKDITLTIIPGIQKKVEDKLKKGVENHQAKSGSAIVMDPSTGAIIAMANYPTYNPNEYWRQQEAWIFKNKAIADVYEPGSIFKPITVAIGLDTKAIDENTVCNDEKGYITMYEGTPDEAKIYTWDRKPDGKITPAQYLQFSNNPCIATTALAIGHEKYFPAVKRFGIGDFVGLGLQDETNSYIRPYEEWLEIDLATSSFGQGISATPMQMISALASLANDGKRMQPHIVKEVGNGEEVIQFTPRVVSQTVSEESANKVARMMTSVVTGGDAKWIFDKYLREYDIAGKTGTAQIPKKDTVGYYADRTNTTFVGFAPVDDPKMIMLIRLEEPSLGEHSSGTAVPVWVDTFLAIADDLEVPKK, encoded by the coding sequence ATGAGCCCACGATCGCGACATAGAAAAAAGACGATTTACAAAAAGGGCGAGGTAAAAATGGATAAGACGCCTGAGAAGATCTTTAGGCTGAACACCCGTGTTGTGTTTATATTTATCATTGTTTTTGGGTTTGCAGTCATCCTCCAGATGGGCAGATGGCAGATTCTTGATCGTGAGAAATTTGAAGCGATGGCCAGCTCCCAATATTTGAGCACACAGAGACAGCCATCAGGCCGAGGCACCATCTTCGCAGCGGACGGAAGTATCTTAGCCACGGATAGACCTGCATGGGATGTGTATGCCTCGCTGAGCAGCATTGAAGAAGAAAGAGAGGCATTCTTTGCCGAAAAGGATAAATATGTGGAGAACGTATCGCAGGTGTTAGGCATTGATTCGAGTGAGCTAGACGAGAAGCTGACCGACGAATTCCGATATATCTCGATAGAGAAAGGTATAACCCCAGACGAGAAAAAATCATTAGAAGAGGCGCAAATATTTGAGGAAATGTCCCCTGGATTTGGGCTTTACTTTGAGAAGTCCGAAAAACGTTTCTATCCAAATGGATCGTTAGCTTCGCACGTCTTGGGCTACATGGGGAAGGATGCAAATGGTACCGATATTGGCCTCTACGGAATCGAAGGCTACTATTTCGGAGACCTGTTAGGCACCGAGGGCTACACATATGAAGAGCAGGATGCAAATGGCAATATTATCCTGACGGCTGAGTACGACCCAGTACTACCTCGAGAAGGAAAGGATATCACCTTAACAATCATCCCTGGAATCCAGAAGAAAGTAGAGGACAAACTAAAGAAAGGTGTTGAAAACCACCAGGCAAAAAGCGGTAGCGCAATAGTGATGGATCCATCAACTGGGGCGATTATAGCAATGGCTAACTACCCAACTTACAATCCGAATGAGTATTGGAGACAGCAAGAGGCGTGGATCTTTAAAAATAAAGCCATCGCAGATGTTTACGAGCCAGGATCTATATTTAAGCCAATTACCGTAGCTATTGGCTTAGATACCAAAGCCATCGACGAGAACACTGTCTGCAATGATGAGAAAGGGTATATTACGATGTATGAAGGCACTCCAGATGAGGCGAAGATTTACACCTGGGACAGGAAGCCTGATGGCAAGATCACCCCCGCACAGTACCTACAGTTTTCAAACAATCCCTGCATTGCCACAACTGCCCTGGCTATCGGTCATGAGAAATATTTTCCCGCAGTTAAACGGTTTGGGATAGGTGACTTTGTCGGACTAGGCCTACAGGATGAGACAAATAGCTACATCAGACCATACGAAGAATGGCTCGAGATCGACTTAGCCACCTCTTCTTTCGGCCAGGGAATCTCTGCAACCCCTATGCAGATGATCTCGGCACTTGCCTCACTTGCCAATGATGGGAAACGTATGCAGCCTCACATAGTAAAAGAGGTTGGCAATGGAGAAGAGGTTATACAGTTTACCCCTAGGGTAGTATCACAGACTGTGTCTGAAGAGAGCGCAAATAAGGTAGCACGTATGATGACATCGGTCGTTACAGGGGGTGATGCGAAATGGATATTTGATAAGTACTTAAGGGAGTATGACATCGCTGGGAAAACCGGAACAGCTCAGATCCCTAAGAAGGATACTGTGGGGTATTATGCAGACCGTACAAATACTACCTTTGTAGGATTTGCACCGGTCGACGATCCGAAAATGATCATGCTAATTAGACTTGAAGAGCCAAGTCTTGGTGAGCACTCGTCCGGTACAGCCGTGCCTGTATGGGTGGATACATTCCTAGCCATCGCTGACGACCTTGAGGTACCTAAGAAGTAG
- the tyrS gene encoding tyrosine--tRNA ligase, translated as MKSEMHEVKKDKEIIDLILDKAVEEILPSREALEAALMSGKRLKVYIGIDPTADTLHIGHTVSMRRLEYFRQLGHEAILLIGDFTARIGDPDKKDTRSQLTAEQVADNLKLYTEQAKAIIKIDDEWNPVKVLFNNDWLGQMKFGDVVQLASNFTVQQMLKRDLFQKRIAEDKPLYVHEFFYPMMQGWDSVAMDIDVEIGGNDQLFNMLAGRQLVQTHLKKEKFVVAGKLLTTADGTKMGKSEGNMVKLSDSAEEIYGKIMALPDSSIVQGFELLTDSSMERVRETENSLGGSDANPLQYKKMLALEVTSALKGDEAAKRAEQYFVSVFQEKNYEVDIPTVKVDSQTINILALIVDGAKFAESKSQARRLVEQGAVYFANEKISDWNHEVTVNAEGAVLKVGRQVANITTA; from the coding sequence ATGAAAAGTGAGATGCACGAGGTTAAGAAGGATAAGGAGATAATTGACCTGATCTTGGACAAAGCAGTCGAAGAGATCTTGCCATCACGCGAGGCACTCGAGGCAGCACTGATGTCCGGCAAACGACTGAAAGTATATATTGGTATAGATCCAACTGCTGATACATTGCACATCGGGCATACAGTCAGCATGCGTAGGCTTGAATATTTTAGACAGCTCGGTCACGAGGCGATACTCCTAATAGGTGACTTCACTGCACGTATTGGCGATCCAGACAAGAAAGATACGAGGTCGCAGCTCACAGCCGAACAGGTTGCCGACAATTTAAAGCTTTATACTGAGCAAGCAAAGGCAATAATAAAGATCGACGACGAATGGAACCCAGTCAAAGTGCTTTTCAATAACGATTGGCTTGGTCAGATGAAATTTGGAGATGTAGTACAGCTTGCCTCGAATTTCACAGTACAGCAGATGCTCAAGCGTGATCTATTCCAGAAGAGAATCGCTGAAGATAAGCCGCTATATGTGCACGAGTTTTTCTACCCAATGATGCAAGGGTGGGACTCAGTAGCGATGGATATAGATGTTGAGATCGGTGGGAATGACCAACTCTTCAATATGCTAGCAGGCAGGCAGCTTGTGCAAACACATCTGAAGAAAGAGAAGTTTGTGGTCGCAGGAAAGCTGCTCACAACCGCAGACGGGACGAAGATGGGCAAGAGCGAGGGTAATATGGTAAAGCTTTCTGATAGCGCCGAAGAGATCTATGGCAAGATTATGGCACTACCTGATAGCTCAATCGTCCAAGGCTTCGAGCTCTTAACCGACTCAAGCATGGAGCGAGTCAGAGAGACAGAAAACTCATTGGGAGGCAGTGATGCTAACCCGCTACAGTACAAAAAGATGCTGGCATTGGAAGTAACATCAGCCCTGAAAGGCGATGAAGCGGCGAAGAGGGCTGAGCAATACTTCGTGAGCGTGTTTCAGGAGAAGAACTACGAGGTAGATATACCGACGGTTAAAGTCGATTCGCAGACAATCAATATCTTAGCGCTAATTGTTGATGGGGCGAAGTTTGCCGAAAGTAAATCGCAAGCACGTCGACTAGTAGAGCAGGGTGCGGTCTATTTTGCCAACGAGAAAATCAGTGACTGGAACCATGAGGTCACGGTAAATGCAGAAGGTGCAGTACTAAAAGTAGGTAGACAGGTGGCGAATATCACCACCGCCTAG
- a CDS encoding replication-associated recombination protein A translates to MRPKTLDEFVGQQHLVGPSSPIRRFMESGQLPSMIFWGPPGTGKTTLAYIISQSLLYDFYKMQAVSSGKAKLMSIIKIARQNQDYNKKTVLFLDEIHRWNKAQQDTLLPYVEKGIITLIGATTENPSFTINNALLSRTKVFLFHPHTAEDIELLLKRAAKELKIKIRKPLIESIADSADGDIRNAYNTLEMAEMLARQESPSSIKGTENKQPEITKELLAAAVQKQLMHDRDGEEHYNIISAIHKSMRSSDPDAAVYWITRMLVAGDDPLYIARRLLRFASEDIGNADPQALILANSVFEACQKLGMPECAVHLTQLGIYLANAPKDNSAYVASQLATEDVRVHGNLPVPLHIRNAPTKLMKQLGYSKGYVYDHDVKGKKSGQQCLPDKLVGRKYVKPN, encoded by the coding sequence ATGCGCCCCAAAACATTAGACGAGTTTGTTGGCCAGCAACATCTGGTAGGTCCAAGCTCGCCGATCAGAAGATTTATGGAGTCTGGGCAGCTGCCTTCAATGATATTTTGGGGACCACCTGGTACCGGCAAGACGACATTGGCATACATTATCTCGCAAAGCTTGCTATACGATTTTTACAAGATGCAGGCGGTAAGCAGTGGGAAGGCAAAGCTGATGAGCATCATCAAGATCGCCAGACAGAACCAGGATTACAATAAGAAAACCGTGCTTTTCCTAGACGAGATCCATAGATGGAACAAAGCGCAACAAGATACCCTGCTCCCGTATGTAGAGAAAGGGATTATCACCCTTATTGGAGCTACCACAGAGAATCCCTCATTTACTATAAATAACGCCTTGCTCTCTAGGACAAAAGTATTTCTTTTCCACCCGCACACAGCGGAGGATATCGAGCTTCTACTCAAGCGAGCTGCGAAAGAGCTCAAGATCAAGATAAGAAAGCCGCTAATCGAGAGCATCGCAGATAGTGCAGATGGAGATATACGCAATGCTTACAACACACTTGAGATGGCCGAGATGCTCGCCCGCCAAGAGAGCCCATCTTCCATTAAAGGCACAGAAAACAAACAGCCTGAGATCACCAAGGAGCTTCTTGCCGCTGCAGTACAGAAGCAGCTGATGCACGACAGAGATGGAGAAGAACATTACAACATTATCTCTGCGATCCATAAATCTATGCGCTCGTCCGATCCAGATGCAGCGGTATATTGGATAACAAGGATGCTAGTAGCAGGAGATGACCCGCTATATATTGCAAGAAGGTTGCTCCGCTTTGCGAGTGAAGATATCGGTAATGCCGACCCTCAAGCATTGATCTTGGCCAACTCTGTGTTTGAGGCATGCCAGAAGCTAGGTATGCCCGAGTGTGCTGTTCACCTCACACAGCTAGGTATCTACCTGGCTAACGCACCGAAAGACAACAGCGCATATGTTGCTTCTCAGCTGGCGACGGAAGATGTAAGGGTACATGGTAATCTTCCAGTGCCACTCCACATTCGCAATGCACCGACCAAACTCATGAAACAGCTCGGCTATAGCAAGGGGTATGTGTATGACCACGACGTCAAAGGGAAAAAGTCTGGTCAGCAATGCCTGCCTGACAAGCTGGTCGGCCGCAAGTATGTTAAGCCGAATTAA
- the truB gene encoding tRNA pseudouridine(55) synthase TruB yields MDQDIKSLNGVMLIDKEIGISSYDVIRRLKKMLFEQYGLEGRERRQLKIGHAGTLDPFASGLLIVMLGKATKLNDTLHALEKEYLVEATFGYETDTQDPTGEVIAKLEDDKVATVDYIRSAIEGMTGELLQTPPAYSAKKISGKPSYKYARKGEIHQLEARKIKVSSWELTQYNWPVVEFKVVVSTGTYVRTLIVDLARGLGSMATATQLRRTRVGEFLVDEALSSSNITVEQFNEKFIKLADVNERLQKAILPK; encoded by the coding sequence ATGGATCAGGACATTAAATCGCTAAACGGAGTGATGCTTATAGACAAAGAGATAGGCATTAGCTCGTATGATGTGATCAGGCGGCTTAAGAAGATGCTGTTTGAACAGTACGGGCTTGAGGGTCGTGAGCGTAGGCAGCTCAAGATAGGTCATGCTGGTACATTGGACCCTTTTGCTAGCGGTCTTCTAATCGTGATGCTTGGCAAAGCCACGAAGCTAAACGATACCCTGCATGCCCTTGAGAAGGAGTATCTGGTTGAGGCAACCTTTGGTTATGAGACGGATACTCAAGATCCTACCGGTGAGGTAATCGCCAAGCTTGAGGATGATAAGGTCGCAACAGTAGATTATATACGGTCAGCGATAGAAGGCATGACCGGAGAGCTTTTGCAGACCCCTCCTGCTTACTCAGCTAAGAAGATATCGGGAAAACCATCATACAAATATGCACGAAAGGGAGAAATTCACCAGCTTGAAGCAAGAAAAATCAAAGTATCCTCTTGGGAACTCACACAGTACAATTGGCCAGTGGTGGAATTTAAGGTAGTAGTCTCGACTGGGACATATGTACGTACATTGATAGTTGATCTTGCAAGGGGCCTTGGGAGCATGGCTACAGCTACACAGCTAAGACGGACACGGGTAGGAGAATTTCTGGTGGATGAAGCATTAAGTTCATCTAATATAACTGTTGAGCAGTTTAATGAGAAATTCATTAAACTCGCGGACGTTAACGAGAGGCTTCAGAAGGCTATTTTACCCAAATAG